ACCACCCATTAACTGCAAAATCTCCTCCCAGAGTCCCTCTGATGCGGCGCCACTAATTAGATTTGAGCTACAAGCAGCCACATGCCAGTAATCTGATTCAATCTCCTCCCTCAATTGATCCAGTTGCCACCCAGCATAGCCCACAAAGAATCTGAAGTCCTGAGGCTTAAGGATTCCCTTCTTCACCAGCACTGCAGCTTCATCAAGGCTGTTTCGAGCGCCAAAGCAGAGGCCTGGGATCACTTCTTCAAACCCATggagtttcaatttttctccTGTTTTCATCAAAAACATGCTCGCCTCAACAGGCCCCCCAAAGTGTAGAGAGCAATCAGAGAATGTAGTTGCTAAGTCAAGATTGGTTGGATTCATATGCTTGATCTTTCTGTGGAGCGGGGAATTAATCACAACCCCAAATGGCCCCTCCTCAGGATGTCTGTTTCCACATCTGAGGAGAAGAATGACTGTTCGCTCAAAACTGCGAACACCCTCCAACTTCTCTGTGGCCACAAGGACACACCCAGTCTCAGGCACAGGAATGGGATGTGCCCACTTCAGGCCCAGAGGCCTACACTCGTGAGCGTCACCCTTTGCATTTTCCACCTTCTCTGCCTGCAAATAATTCACACCACGCAAGAATAGTGCATTGGATGATCAAGGAGTTTACATTTCTTTCATTCACCCTGTTTTGTCTGCATTTATGTTCTTCACCTATCCTACCTCATGAAACCAGGTAACACCATAATCTTCTAATGCAACAAAAGATAAGCTTTAGGCGTGTATGCGAGGGTTTCTAC
The genomic region above belongs to Cucurbita pepo subsp. pepo cultivar mu-cu-16 unplaced genomic scaffold, ASM280686v2 Cp4.1_scaffold002677, whole genome shotgun sequence and contains:
- the LOC111786753 gene encoding uncharacterized protein LOC111786753 codes for the protein MRTIIFCFSFVSAGNGDHSVPGDDAKSNNISDANKTNESSSQKSHHINLDWREFRANLFAREQAEKVENAKGDAHECRPLGLKWAHPIPVPETGCVLVATEKLEGVRSFERTVILLLRCGNRHPEEGPFGVVINSPLHRKIKHMNPTNLDLATTFSDCSLHFGGPVEASMFLMKTGEKLKLHGFEEVIPGLCFGARNSLDEAAVLVKKGILKPQDFRFFVGYAGWQLDQLREEIESDYWHVAACSSNLISGAASEGLWEEILQLMGGHYSELSRRPKQDM